The following are from one region of the Coffea eugenioides isolate CCC68of chromosome 2, Ceug_1.0, whole genome shotgun sequence genome:
- the LOC113755472 gene encoding uncharacterized protein LOC113755472, translating into MIHILKLSYSNPSKLQKKDDLKNKKKWRGSVGGLVDAPINKVWAVVSRSCRLQDWMPMVERCTDLGGEEGVPGYVRLVSGFMFPQEDGDRSWIKERLLAINPSSYSYVYQMEASNVGLDGSINSLKLVEYGEDSTLVDWSFEIDPVEGASEDYTIDYLAFLYKSCIKRIVGAIETSDGNSK; encoded by the exons ATGATACACATTCTCAAATTAAG TTACTCTAATCCTTCAAAATTACAGAAAAAAGATGAcctgaaaaacaagaagaaatggcGTGGATCAGTCGGAGGGCTAGTTGATGCGCCCATAAATAAAGTGTGGGCAGTCGTATCTCGAAGTTGTAGGCTGCAGGACTGGATGCCGATGGTTGAAAGATGCACAGATTTGGGTGGCGAGGAAGGCGTTCCAGGCTACGTCAGACTGGTTTCAGGCTTCATGTTTCCCCAAGAAGACGGAGATAGGTCCTGGATTAAAGAAAGGCTGCTGGCCATCAACCCTTCATCCTACAGCTACGTTTATCAGATGGAAGCTAGCAATGTGGGCTTGGATGGGTCTATAAATTCATTAAAACTTGTGGAGTATGGGGAGGATTCCACCCTTGTTGACTGGTCCTTCGAGATTGATCCCGTGGAGGGTGCCTCCGAGGATTATACCATAGATTATTTAGCTTTCCTTTATAAATCTTGTATCAAGAGGATTGTTGGTGCCATAGAAACCTCGGATGGAAATAGCAAGTAG
- the LOC113763375 gene encoding sedoheptulose-1,7-bisphosphatase, chloroplastic, with the protein METGIACCARGALLPNVSSQHSTGLVSPRSVSPSFSSRSLKSSSLFGESSRIMPPRSSLKASKSKNSSLVTKCEIGDSLEEFLTKATPDKGLIRLMMCMGEALRTISFKVRTASCGGTACVNSFGDEQLAVDLLANNVLFEALKYSHIVKYGCSEEVPELQDMEGPAEGGFSVAFDPLDGSSIVDTNFTVGTIFGVWPGDKLTGVTGRDQVAAAMGIFGPRTTYVLALKDLPGTHEFLLLDEGKWQHVKDTTEIGEGKMFSPGNLRATSDNPDYAKLIDYYVREKYTLRYTGGMVPDVNQIIVKEKGIFTNVASPSAKAKLRLLFEVAPLGFLIEKAGGYSSDGNKSVLDKVINSLDDRTQVAYGSKNEIIRFEETLYGSSRLKAPEPVGAAA; encoded by the exons ATGGAGACCGGGATTGCTTGCTGTGCTCGTGGAGCACTCCTGCCAAATGTTTCTTCTCAGCATTCAACTGGACTAGTATCTCCACGTTCAGTTTCTCCATCATTCAGCTCCAGG AGTCTGAAATCAAGCTCATTATTCGGGGAATCCTCGCGCATCATGCCACCAAGATCATCACTCAAGGCTTCCAAGTCAAAAAACTCATCACTTGTGACTAAGTGCGAGATTGGTGATAGCCTG gaGGAGTTTCTTACAAAAGCCACGCCGGACAAGGGCCTGATTAGGCTGATGATGTGCATGGGAGAAGCTTTGAGAACAATTTCCTTTAAAGTGAGAACAGCTTCTTGTGGAGGAACGGCCTGTGTTAACTCTTTCGGTGATGAGCAGCTTGCAGTTGATTTACTTGCCAACAATGTTCTATTTGAG GCCTTGAAGTACTCGCACATTGTCAAATATGGTTGCTCGGAGGAAGTTCCCGAGCTCCAAGACATGGAAGGCCCAGCTGAAG GTGGATTCAGCGTCGCTTTTGACCCACTGGATGGTTCCAGCATTGTTGATACAAACTTCACAGTGGGTACAATTTTCGGAGTATGGCCTGGAGATAAGCTGACAGGTGTAACTGGAAGAGATCAAGTTGCTGCAGCCATGGGGATCTTTGGACCTCGAACAACATATGTTCTTGCTCTTAAAGACCTTCCAGGAACCCATGAATTTCTCCTCCTTGATGAAG GAAAATGGCAACATGTCAAAGATACAACAGAAATCGGAGAAGGAAAAATGTTCTCCCCTGGAAACTTGAGGGCTACATCTGACAACCCTGACTACGCCAAG CTAATCGACTACTATGTCAGAGAGAAATATACCTTGCGGTACACAGGAGGAATGGTGCCTGATGTCAACCAG ATAATTGTGAAAGAAAAGGGCATATTCACAAATGTGGCATCCCCATCTGCCAAAGCTAAGTTGAGATTGCTATTCGAAGTGGCTCCATTGGGGTTCTTGATCGAGAAAGCTGGTGGATACAGCAGCGATGGAAACAAGTCGGTGCTGGACAAGGTTATCAACAGTCTTGACGACAGAACTCAAGTGGCTTACGGGTCCAAAAATGAGATCATTCGATTTGAGGAAACGCTATATGGTTCCTCCAGGCTCAAGGCTCCAGAGCCAGTTGGAGCTGCTGCTTGA
- the LOC113762375 gene encoding uncharacterized protein At2g39920 isoform X1: MSAYGHQMEREYSAQSLLRRSASESESHYTMETGIYMSSFAATVFVAGLVTVGVSLMTLLIALTVMLQNCQRQNAGVVEMQKPSDDYEFCRILALHIEINHLDSDSFPLVCKELAFQFIGDGQYIRELNATLRVVENYFSSIRPGEDGRDVVLMDADDLLPSDYDSLDQLMHRFNEYNCSNCHKDARQLKWILVRELYVKLQNGGWPMILLSRKPERLRKTTVGYLNSVGCGGWSSLIMREDNEFDMDNEEYLTRRRTVIKGQGLRTVAAISSQLDFLTGSKTGGLSFKIPNVFTDKMNNHPENPDSLKSQIGLNLPRKRVLYS, from the exons ATGTCGGCTTATGGCCATCAGATGGAGCGGGAATATTCTGCTCAGAGTCTTCTAAGGAGAAGTGCCTCAG AAAGTGAAAGCCATTATACCATGGAGACAGGAATATATATGTCATCATTTGCAGCTACAGTCTTCGTTGCTGGACTTGTAACGGTTGGAGTCTCACTGATGACACTGCTGATTGCTTTGACTGTAATGTTGCAAAACTGTCAGAGGCAAAATGCTGGTGTTGTGGAGATGCAGAAACCTAGTGATGATTATGAGTTTTGTAGGATTTTAGCTCTACATATAGAGATCAACCATTTGGATTCAGATTCTTTTCCTTTAGTTTGCAAAGAATTAGCATTTCAGTTCATTGGAGATGGTCAGTACATTAGAGAATTAAATGCTACTTTGAGGGTGGTTGAGAATTACTTCAGTAGCATTAGACCAGGAGAAGATGGGCGAGATGTGGTGCTGATGGATGCAGATGATTTGTTACCATCAGACTATGACTCCCTTGATCAGTTAATGCACCG ATTCAATGAATATAATTGCAGTAATTGTCACAAAGATGCAAGACAGCTTAAATGGATCCTTGTTCGTGAACTGTATGTGAAACTTCAAAATGGTGGGTGGCCAATGATTTTGTTATCAAGGAAACCTGAGAGATTACGTAAAACCACTGTTGGGTACCTTAACTCAGTTGGATGTGGCGGTTGGTCATCATTGATCATGAG AGAGGACAATGAATTCGATATGGATAACGAAGAGTATCTTACCAGGAGGAGGACGGTAATCAAAGGACAAGGTTTGCGTACAGTAGCTGCAATCAGCAGCCAGTTGGATTTTCTAACGGGCTCAAAAACTGGGGGACTCAGTTTCAAGATTCCCAATGTTTTTACTGATAAGATGAACAATCATCCTGAAAACCCAGACTCTCTGAAGTCTCAGATAGGGTTGAATTTGCCTAGAAAAAGAGTTTTATACTCTTAA
- the LOC113762375 gene encoding uncharacterized protein At2g39920 isoform X2 yields the protein MSAYGHQMEREYSAQSLLRRSASESESHYTMETGIYMSSFAATVFVAGLVTVGVSLMTLLIALTVMLQNCQRQNAGVVEMQKPSDDYEFCRILALHIEINHLDSDSFPLVCKELAFQFIGDGQYIRELNATLRVVENYFSSIRPGEDGRDVVLMDADDLLPSDYDSLDQFNEYNCSNCHKDARQLKWILVRELYVKLQNGGWPMILLSRKPERLRKTTVGYLNSVGCGGWSSLIMREDNEFDMDNEEYLTRRRTVIKGQGLRTVAAISSQLDFLTGSKTGGLSFKIPNVFTDKMNNHPENPDSLKSQIGLNLPRKRVLYS from the exons ATGTCGGCTTATGGCCATCAGATGGAGCGGGAATATTCTGCTCAGAGTCTTCTAAGGAGAAGTGCCTCAG AAAGTGAAAGCCATTATACCATGGAGACAGGAATATATATGTCATCATTTGCAGCTACAGTCTTCGTTGCTGGACTTGTAACGGTTGGAGTCTCACTGATGACACTGCTGATTGCTTTGACTGTAATGTTGCAAAACTGTCAGAGGCAAAATGCTGGTGTTGTGGAGATGCAGAAACCTAGTGATGATTATGAGTTTTGTAGGATTTTAGCTCTACATATAGAGATCAACCATTTGGATTCAGATTCTTTTCCTTTAGTTTGCAAAGAATTAGCATTTCAGTTCATTGGAGATGGTCAGTACATTAGAGAATTAAATGCTACTTTGAGGGTGGTTGAGAATTACTTCAGTAGCATTAGACCAGGAGAAGATGGGCGAGATGTGGTGCTGATGGATGCAGATGATTTGTTACCATCAGACTATGACTCCCTTGATCA ATTCAATGAATATAATTGCAGTAATTGTCACAAAGATGCAAGACAGCTTAAATGGATCCTTGTTCGTGAACTGTATGTGAAACTTCAAAATGGTGGGTGGCCAATGATTTTGTTATCAAGGAAACCTGAGAGATTACGTAAAACCACTGTTGGGTACCTTAACTCAGTTGGATGTGGCGGTTGGTCATCATTGATCATGAG AGAGGACAATGAATTCGATATGGATAACGAAGAGTATCTTACCAGGAGGAGGACGGTAATCAAAGGACAAGGTTTGCGTACAGTAGCTGCAATCAGCAGCCAGTTGGATTTTCTAACGGGCTCAAAAACTGGGGGACTCAGTTTCAAGATTCCCAATGTTTTTACTGATAAGATGAACAATCATCCTGAAAACCCAGACTCTCTGAAGTCTCAGATAGGGTTGAATTTGCCTAGAAAAAGAGTTTTATACTCTTAA
- the LOC113755483 gene encoding glucan endo-1,3-beta-glucosidase GI, translated as MPPPFSFTILVLSFLSLLTATATATTTIGVVYTPSNFPTPERVASTLTSLRIPSVHILHPTPAAIRAFAYSNISLILSVPNSLLPSFAANVSFASEWLFYHVLPFHPRAHISLISVGTDVVSSSSILAPTSDPSTFLLPAMRNLHLSLLDLGIKTISVSTSFSFINTVSQAFPPSSAEFHPAINPLLVKPILQFLAETNSSLLIDLYPYTVYKVQPAIPLGFALFREDPFNFRDDPITAARYRNLFDVMVDAVVTALAITGHENMKLILSQTGWPSSSSGENEEATPAYAQMYLKGLISHLKSGLGTPLKKDGVAEVYIYELFDGDDEEANNPMEMVNNSSASSSTSDRADDQHQRWGILYPNMTMKFNLDFSGSEKLSAMPAAWLVELALGIISHVVVYFLLL; from the coding sequence ATGCCGCCGCCTTTCTCTTTCACCATTCTCGTTCTCTCTTTCCTCTCCCTCCTCACCGCCACCGCCACCGCCACCACCACCATTGGCGTCGTCTACACCCCCTCCAACTTCCCTACCCCCGAACGCGTCGCCTCCACTCTCACCTCCCTCCGCATCCCCTCCGTCCACATCCTCCACCCCACTCCCGCCGCCATCCGGGCCTTCGCCTACTCCAACATCTCCCTCATCCTCTCCGTCCCTAACTCCCTCCTCCCCTCCTTCGCCGCCAACGTCTCCTTCGCCTCCGAATGGCTCTTCTACCACGTCCTCCCTTTCCACCCCCGCGCCCACATCTCCCTCATCTCCGTCGGAACGGACGTCGTCTCTTCTTCCTCCATCTTAGCCCCTACTTCCGACCCCTCCACCTTCCTCCTCCCCGCCATGCGCAACCTCCACCTCTCCCTCCTCGACCTCGGCATCAAGACCATCTCCGTCTCCACCTCCTTCTCCTTCATCAACACCGTCTCCCAAGCCTTCCCCCCCTCTTCCGCCGAATTCCACCCAGCTATCAACCCCCTCCTCGTCAAGCCCATCCTTCAGTTCTTGGCCGAAACCAACTCCTCTCTCCTCATCGATCTCTACCCTTACACCGTCTACAAGGTCCAACCCGCAATCCCGCTTGGCTTCGCTCTCTTCCGGGAAGATCCCTTCAACTTCCGGGATGACCCCATCACCGCGGCCCGGTACCGGAACCTGTTCGACGTGATGGTGGACGCGGTCGTCACGGCATTGGCCATCACGGGGCATGAGAACATGAAGCTGATCCTCTCCCAGACAGGGTGGCCGTCTTCCTCCTCCGGCGAAAATGAGGAGGCCACTCCCGCCTACGCTCAGATGTATCTGAAGGGGTTGATATCGCATTTGAAGAGTGGGCTGGGGACTCCGCTGAAGAAAGATGGGGTGGCTGAAGTTTACATATATGAGTTGTTCGATGGTGATGATGAGGAAGCAAATAACCCTATGGAGATGGTGAATAACAGCAGTGCTAGCAGCAGTACAAGTGATAGAGCAGATGACCAGCACCAGCGTTGGGGGATTCTGTACCCTAACATGACTATGAAATTCAATCTTGACTTCTCAGGTTCAGAGAAACTTTCTGCGATGCCTGCTGCATGGTTGGTGGAGCTTGCTCTGGGGATCATTTCCCATGTAGTAGTATATTTTTTGCTGCTCTAG
- the LOC113762247 gene encoding uncharacterized protein At2g39910 isoform X2, producing MSKSSALLQSLALLSESIGNELSEAHYTPPPQASNVSIKSLLFSLLTSNAEFSSETDVIKAKTRDFILCCGALASALDSAYDQLSWIPSSLSSTATSALKDLAVAYYDSFHGGDETVKIGGELELDLKFVPKEKRLVVEFMPQVLPLLKDKIKESSIGTADDISAASAGVPVAYAIVAAYQLRWLVTQVDYPYLGRLCALVIPSALTALDHWSPQVKGQGMLSFIHLAKNVNAAEIGWYEDVILDACCQNIASSEEIWQDVVEMSVLLVTFTQRSNPRSPWYEKLLNEMLNHLERQPRNVERRVVWLKHIEPLFNSVGLILLAHFRRIFPLFFRWMHADDDDTVLLVLKRIKTILRLTWVRSSPYTERLVDELVTLHREAALRVAREDIRTLILDILILIQQSRGSQFEALWNKHKEDPDLTAVRELFTRKDVALVQFSSSAA from the exons ATGTCGAAGTCATCTGCTCTTCTCCAAAGCCTCGCTCT ATTATCGGAATCAATTGGAAACGAGCTATCGGAAGCTCACTACACTCCGCCACCCCAAGCCTCCAATGTCTCCATCAAATCCCTTCTCTTCTCTCTTCTCACCTCAAATGCTGAATTTTCTTCCGAAACTGACGTCATCAAAGCCAAAACCAGAGACTTCATTTTATGCTGCGGGGCTTTGGCATCAGCCCTCGACTCCGCCTACGACCAGCTCTCATGGATACCTAGTTCCCTCTCTTCTACCGCCACCTCGGCCCTCAAGGACTTAGCCGTTGCTTATTATGATTCTTTTCATGGCGGGGATGAGACGGTGAAGATTGGTGGTGAATTGGAGCTAGATTTGAAGTTTGTTCCCAAGGAGAAGAGATTGGTGGTTGAATTTATGCCTCAGGTTTTACCCTTGTTGAAAGATAAAATTAAGGAGAGTTCAATTGGTACGGCGGATGATATATCGGCTGCCTCTGCTGGGGTCCCCGTGGCTTATGCTATTGTGGCTGCTTATCAACTCCGGTGGCTTGTCACCCAG GTGGATTATCCTTATTTAGGAAGGCTTTGTGCTTTGGTGATTCCTAGTGCATTGACAGCTCTTGACCACTGGTCCCCTCAAGTCAAA GGGCAGGGCATGCTTAGCTTCATTCATCTGGCGAAAAATGTAAATGCTGCGGAAATTGGTTGGTATGAAGATGTTATTCTTGATGCTTGTTGCCAAAATATTGCTTCTAGCGAAGAGATATGGCAGGATGTGGTTGAGATGTCAGTACTTCTGGTGACTTTCACACAACGAAGTAATCCTCGTAGCCCATG GTATGAGAAGCTGCTCAATGAGATGTTAAATCACTTAGAAAGACAACCAAGAAATGTGGAGCGCCGTGTGGTGTGGCTTAAGCACATTGAGCCACTTTTTAACAGTGTGGGCCTCATACTACTAGCCCACTTTCGACGtattttccctcttttctttcgaTGGATGCATGCTGATGATGATGATACCGTGTTATTG GTTCTGAAACGGATCAAGACAATTCTGAGATTAACTTGGGTCAGGAGTTCACCATATACTGAGAG GTTGGTGGATGAGCTTGTCACCCTGCACAGGGAGGCTGCACTGAGAGTTGCTCGTGAAGATATTAGAACACTTATTCTTGACATACTAATCTTAATCCAGCA ATCCAGGGGTTCACAGTTTGAAGCACTGTGGAACAAGCACAAGGAGGATCCTGACTTGACTGCAGTTCGTGAACTTTTTACCAGAAAGGATGTTGCATTGGTTCAGTTCTCATCCTCTGCTGCATGA
- the LOC113762247 gene encoding uncharacterized protein At2g39910 isoform X3, translating to MSKSSALLQSLALLSESIGNELSEAHYTPPPQASNVSIKSLLFSLLTSNAEFSSETDVIKAKTRDFILCCGALASALDSAYDQLSWIPSSLSSTATSALKDLAVAYYDSFHGGDETVKIGGELELDLKFVPKEKRLVVEFMPQVLPLLKDKIKESSIGTADDISAASAGVPVAYAIVAAYQLRWLVTQVDYPYLGRLCALVIPSALTALDHWSPQVKGQGMLSFIHLAKNVNAAEIGWYEDVILDACCQNIASSEEIWQDVVEMSVLLVTFTQRSNPRSPWYEKLLNEMLNHLERQPRNVERRVVWLKHIEPLFNSVLKRIKTILRLTWVRSSPYTESSRLVDELVTLHREAALRVAREDIRTLILDILILIQQSRGSQFEALWNKHKEDPDLTAVRELFTRKDVALVQFSSSAA from the exons ATGTCGAAGTCATCTGCTCTTCTCCAAAGCCTCGCTCT ATTATCGGAATCAATTGGAAACGAGCTATCGGAAGCTCACTACACTCCGCCACCCCAAGCCTCCAATGTCTCCATCAAATCCCTTCTCTTCTCTCTTCTCACCTCAAATGCTGAATTTTCTTCCGAAACTGACGTCATCAAAGCCAAAACCAGAGACTTCATTTTATGCTGCGGGGCTTTGGCATCAGCCCTCGACTCCGCCTACGACCAGCTCTCATGGATACCTAGTTCCCTCTCTTCTACCGCCACCTCGGCCCTCAAGGACTTAGCCGTTGCTTATTATGATTCTTTTCATGGCGGGGATGAGACGGTGAAGATTGGTGGTGAATTGGAGCTAGATTTGAAGTTTGTTCCCAAGGAGAAGAGATTGGTGGTTGAATTTATGCCTCAGGTTTTACCCTTGTTGAAAGATAAAATTAAGGAGAGTTCAATTGGTACGGCGGATGATATATCGGCTGCCTCTGCTGGGGTCCCCGTGGCTTATGCTATTGTGGCTGCTTATCAACTCCGGTGGCTTGTCACCCAG GTGGATTATCCTTATTTAGGAAGGCTTTGTGCTTTGGTGATTCCTAGTGCATTGACAGCTCTTGACCACTGGTCCCCTCAAGTCAAA GGGCAGGGCATGCTTAGCTTCATTCATCTGGCGAAAAATGTAAATGCTGCGGAAATTGGTTGGTATGAAGATGTTATTCTTGATGCTTGTTGCCAAAATATTGCTTCTAGCGAAGAGATATGGCAGGATGTGGTTGAGATGTCAGTACTTCTGGTGACTTTCACACAACGAAGTAATCCTCGTAGCCCATG GTATGAGAAGCTGCTCAATGAGATGTTAAATCACTTAGAAAGACAACCAAGAAATGTGGAGCGCCGTGTGGTGTGGCTTAAGCACATTGAGCCACTTTTTAACAGT GTTCTGAAACGGATCAAGACAATTCTGAGATTAACTTGGGTCAGGAGTTCACCATATACTGAGAG CTCCAGGTTGGTGGATGAGCTTGTCACCCTGCACAGGGAGGCTGCACTGAGAGTTGCTCGTGAAGATATTAGAACACTTATTCTTGACATACTAATCTTAATCCAGCA ATCCAGGGGTTCACAGTTTGAAGCACTGTGGAACAAGCACAAGGAGGATCCTGACTTGACTGCAGTTCGTGAACTTTTTACCAGAAAGGATGTTGCATTGGTTCAGTTCTCATCCTCTGCTGCATGA
- the LOC113762247 gene encoding uncharacterized protein At2g39910 isoform X1 — MSKSSALLQSLALLSESIGNELSEAHYTPPPQASNVSIKSLLFSLLTSNAEFSSETDVIKAKTRDFILCCGALASALDSAYDQLSWIPSSLSSTATSALKDLAVAYYDSFHGGDETVKIGGELELDLKFVPKEKRLVVEFMPQVLPLLKDKIKESSIGTADDISAASAGVPVAYAIVAAYQLRWLVTQVDYPYLGRLCALVIPSALTALDHWSPQVKGQGMLSFIHLAKNVNAAEIGWYEDVILDACCQNIASSEEIWQDVVEMSVLLVTFTQRSNPRSPWYEKLLNEMLNHLERQPRNVERRVVWLKHIEPLFNSVGLILLAHFRRIFPLFFRWMHADDDDTVLLVLKRIKTILRLTWVRSSPYTESSRLVDELVTLHREAALRVAREDIRTLILDILILIQQSRGSQFEALWNKHKEDPDLTAVRELFTRKDVALVQFSSSAA, encoded by the exons ATGTCGAAGTCATCTGCTCTTCTCCAAAGCCTCGCTCT ATTATCGGAATCAATTGGAAACGAGCTATCGGAAGCTCACTACACTCCGCCACCCCAAGCCTCCAATGTCTCCATCAAATCCCTTCTCTTCTCTCTTCTCACCTCAAATGCTGAATTTTCTTCCGAAACTGACGTCATCAAAGCCAAAACCAGAGACTTCATTTTATGCTGCGGGGCTTTGGCATCAGCCCTCGACTCCGCCTACGACCAGCTCTCATGGATACCTAGTTCCCTCTCTTCTACCGCCACCTCGGCCCTCAAGGACTTAGCCGTTGCTTATTATGATTCTTTTCATGGCGGGGATGAGACGGTGAAGATTGGTGGTGAATTGGAGCTAGATTTGAAGTTTGTTCCCAAGGAGAAGAGATTGGTGGTTGAATTTATGCCTCAGGTTTTACCCTTGTTGAAAGATAAAATTAAGGAGAGTTCAATTGGTACGGCGGATGATATATCGGCTGCCTCTGCTGGGGTCCCCGTGGCTTATGCTATTGTGGCTGCTTATCAACTCCGGTGGCTTGTCACCCAG GTGGATTATCCTTATTTAGGAAGGCTTTGTGCTTTGGTGATTCCTAGTGCATTGACAGCTCTTGACCACTGGTCCCCTCAAGTCAAA GGGCAGGGCATGCTTAGCTTCATTCATCTGGCGAAAAATGTAAATGCTGCGGAAATTGGTTGGTATGAAGATGTTATTCTTGATGCTTGTTGCCAAAATATTGCTTCTAGCGAAGAGATATGGCAGGATGTGGTTGAGATGTCAGTACTTCTGGTGACTTTCACACAACGAAGTAATCCTCGTAGCCCATG GTATGAGAAGCTGCTCAATGAGATGTTAAATCACTTAGAAAGACAACCAAGAAATGTGGAGCGCCGTGTGGTGTGGCTTAAGCACATTGAGCCACTTTTTAACAGTGTGGGCCTCATACTACTAGCCCACTTTCGACGtattttccctcttttctttcgaTGGATGCATGCTGATGATGATGATACCGTGTTATTG GTTCTGAAACGGATCAAGACAATTCTGAGATTAACTTGGGTCAGGAGTTCACCATATACTGAGAG CTCCAGGTTGGTGGATGAGCTTGTCACCCTGCACAGGGAGGCTGCACTGAGAGTTGCTCGTGAAGATATTAGAACACTTATTCTTGACATACTAATCTTAATCCAGCA ATCCAGGGGTTCACAGTTTGAAGCACTGTGGAACAAGCACAAGGAGGATCCTGACTTGACTGCAGTTCGTGAACTTTTTACCAGAAAGGATGTTGCATTGGTTCAGTTCTCATCCTCTGCTGCATGA